Proteins encoded together in one Amblyomma americanum isolate KBUSLIRL-KWMA chromosome 1, ASM5285725v1, whole genome shotgun sequence window:
- the LOC144118069 gene encoding uncharacterized protein LOC144118069, with amino-acid sequence MLDMGYEKKSMSDYKDADTPLEEYEACLAPDDMVEEPKSDEVATAVVVPDMAEEAILDQVLIPTMATAETAEEMTEDELTPAVAAPEMADDGIPDEAAPAMEQSPEVRTASTQWEDQNNEHSYCQRGLGTLSDKQQLSAATLGEDDCVFYTGLGKTHFQNLVTAVKVESRKLFTVLPYEDQLLLTLMRLRLGLLYGHLARIFQISVGSVCNIFRHVLSVLCTIMEKVVTWLPRSIIRNSMPKSFIDNGYDTTTCIVDCSEINLQRPKKLTPRAQTYSSYKAHNTVKFLIAIAPDGYIMYVSPAYGGRASDKYITKDCKLEDHLGPGDEVMADRGFTLTTSMIIQGVKLNVPAFTKGKSQLSEEEVTRTRRIASVRIHVERAINRIKTYRIFNQALPIKSKKTISDMILVCAGLCNLKGPLIATRREPTTE; translated from the exons ATGCTGGATATGGGCTACGAGAAGAAA TCCATGTCTGATTATAAGGATGCTGATACACCACTTGAGGAGTACGAGGCTTGCTTG GCACCCGATGACATGGTCGAGGAGCCAAAATCAGATGAAGTGGCAACTGCCGTG GTAGTGCCCGACATGGCCGAGGAGGCAATTCTAGACCAAGTACTAATACCTACTATGGCAA CTGCTGAAACGGCCGAGGAGATGACGGAGGATGAATTGACACCTGCCGTG GCAGCACCAGAAATGGCTGATGACGGGATCCCAGATgaagcagcacctgccatg GAGCAATCTCCTGAAGTGAGAACTGCTTCAACTCAGTGGGAGGACCAGAACAATGAACATAGTTACTGCCAACGTGGTCTAGGCACATTGTCAGATAAACAGCAGCTATCTGCTGCAACGTTAGGAGAAGACGACTGTGTCTTTTATACAGGGCTGGGTAAAACACACTTCCAAAATTTGGTCACAGCAGTGAAAGTAGAGTCGAGGAAGCTCTTCACTGTGCTCCCCTATGAAGATCAGCTGCTGCTCACTCTAATGCGACTGCGCCTTGGCCTTCTCTATGGGCACTTGGCTAGAATATTTCAAATATCAGTAGGGAGTGTCTGCAACATTTTCAGGCATGTACTGTCGGTGCTGTGCACCATTATGGAAAAAGTCGTAACTTGGCTACCGCGATCAATAATCCGAAACAGTATGCCCAAGTCATTCATTGACAACGGATACGACACAACAACATGCATTGTCGACTGCTCCGAAATAAACCTGCAGCGGCCAAAAAAACTGACGCCAAGGGCGCAAACCTATAGTAGCTACAAGGCGCACAATACTGTGAAGTTCCTTATTGCCATAGCACCAGATGGGTACATAATGTATGTGTCTCCAGCTTATGGAGGACGTGCATCAGACAAATATATTACAAAAGACTGCAAGCTGGAGGACCATCTCGGCCCAGGAGATGAAGTCATGGCTGACAGAGGCTTCACCCTGACAACAAGCATGATTATTCAAGGGGTGAAGCTTAACGTGCCTGCGTTCACAAAAG GGAAATCTCAACTCAGTGAAGAGGAAGTCACCAGGACAAGAAGGATAGCTTCCGTGCGCATTCACGTGGAGCGCGCCATAAACAGGATTAAAACCTACAGAATATTTAATCAGGCCCTGCCCATCAAGTCCAAGAAGACGATAAGCGATATGATTCTTGTTTGTGCAGGGCTTTGCAATCTCAAAGGCCCTTTAATTGCTACCAGAAGAGAGCCCACAACGGAGTAG